One genomic window of uncultured Umboniibacter sp. includes the following:
- a CDS encoding TcfC E-set like domain-containing protein, which produces MSRAIILACCSLLCINLFAQSGDDYITSSPSGDYVNEQTSRVQFFCSLQREVVEVQRDNMAERYGWHLDIASESPLRCLRTAAAPSTIAYNWLERARRFGFDDAEILSQDSDSAPIQATAWVPPGFESLLEPQITRADVFFGGRRIGAYMIIFTPDRVEFQDPSLIVERLPDLLEPARVTQSLTGALDPNSVFACGSRSTIGCGELKATPLVAGVIFDESRFRVDVFINPEQLAVRSAGVQKYLPPSSAKGSMMQSLYLATSGNIDDPAAVYSVAGTNTAAWRENRLVTDFNYANDELNIDEFALQRDYEGLSYRAGYFNTDSSLLSFGYGGSMRGVSMGTSIDTRTDLRQSAGNEVTVFLSSRSRVAIYKDGRLISAQNYDAGNQIVDTTALPGGSYDIDIEITDSSGRSTIETRFYVKSSRLPPKDEAEWYFELGEATEITEDRVLRQPDEDWIVRAGYSRRITDTIGVGGGLAAHNYETMAEFDLFNIGRYHELQTSIAYSDNDAYGVNVNSNFNLNRWSMAANIRYIENPHFDDNINPNLTRSLLGNSLTQGSLSIQRSTDFGYFALQARYNERFAQDELKTYTFRYTAPAYDVFGSDLYGRVELSKENDDWLALFTLTLRIDDGNFSYRVEPGYRQDYIAATDSYEDERSLEVNADWNDGDQFLSDLRLSANAYSQSDISGVSLGYDHAFRYGRIRSQVERIDRNGQKADTFNLNASTSFIITDENLAVGGQQQSQSAVVINLAGELDGVWFDVLVDKRPVAYAIAGTATVVTLRPFETYEVELRARGNGFADVQGDVRSVTLYPGNVVDLSWDVAMVDVVFGQVFLPNGEPVANAVVGGIPGFSVTDEFGLFQAEMTQDTTVLTFQTREFSCTAAVPEYKSRSGVASIGSLQCE; this is translated from the coding sequence GTGTCTCGCGCCATTATTCTTGCGTGCTGTAGCCTTCTGTGTATTAATTTATTTGCTCAGAGCGGCGATGATTATATTACTAGTTCTCCTTCTGGTGACTACGTTAATGAACAGACTTCTCGTGTACAGTTTTTTTGCTCGTTACAACGAGAAGTTGTTGAAGTACAGCGTGATAACATGGCTGAGCGCTACGGTTGGCATTTGGATATCGCGAGCGAGTCTCCACTTCGCTGTTTACGGACCGCGGCCGCGCCATCGACTATTGCCTATAACTGGTTGGAGCGAGCGCGTCGCTTTGGTTTCGACGATGCTGAAATTCTTAGTCAGGATTCCGATAGCGCCCCTATTCAGGCCACGGCTTGGGTCCCACCAGGTTTTGAGTCACTTCTAGAGCCTCAGATAACTCGTGCCGATGTATTCTTTGGTGGTAGGCGGATAGGCGCCTATATGATCATATTCACCCCGGATCGAGTTGAATTTCAAGACCCGTCTTTAATTGTTGAGCGACTACCTGATTTGCTTGAACCCGCGCGAGTGACGCAGTCATTAACGGGAGCGTTAGACCCGAATTCGGTTTTCGCTTGTGGTTCTCGAAGCACAATTGGCTGTGGGGAGTTAAAAGCAACGCCACTGGTCGCTGGGGTAATTTTCGATGAGTCGCGATTTCGTGTTGACGTCTTTATTAATCCCGAACAATTAGCCGTTAGGTCGGCTGGTGTACAAAAATATTTACCACCAAGTTCAGCTAAAGGCTCTATGATGCAAAGTCTCTATTTGGCGACGTCCGGTAATATTGATGATCCAGCGGCGGTTTACTCGGTGGCGGGAACTAACACTGCTGCTTGGCGCGAGAACCGTTTAGTGACTGATTTCAACTACGCCAACGACGAATTAAACATCGATGAGTTCGCATTGCAGCGAGACTACGAAGGCCTAAGTTATCGTGCGGGCTACTTTAATACGGATAGCTCACTACTTAGTTTCGGTTATGGTGGAAGCATGCGTGGTGTCAGTATGGGTACGAGTATCGATACTCGTACTGATTTAAGGCAGTCGGCGGGTAATGAGGTCACGGTGTTTCTCTCATCCCGTTCTCGCGTTGCCATTTATAAAGATGGTAGATTAATTTCAGCGCAAAACTACGATGCAGGTAACCAAATTGTTGATACCACTGCGTTACCGGGTGGTAGTTATGATATCGATATTGAAATCACGGATTCATCGGGCCGCTCGACGATTGAAACTCGATTCTATGTAAAGTCTTCACGATTACCCCCGAAGGATGAAGCCGAATGGTATTTTGAGTTGGGGGAAGCCACCGAAATTACCGAGGACAGGGTGTTACGACAGCCGGATGAAGATTGGATTGTTCGGGCTGGTTACTCCAGACGAATAACTGACACCATTGGTGTTGGTGGTGGTTTAGCAGCTCATAATTACGAAACTATGGCGGAGTTCGATTTATTTAACATCGGACGTTACCATGAATTACAGACCTCGATAGCGTATTCGGATAACGATGCTTACGGTGTCAATGTCAACTCAAACTTTAATCTCAATCGTTGGTCGATGGCTGCGAATATACGATATATCGAGAATCCGCACTTTGACGATAATATCAATCCAAACCTTACTAGGTCATTGCTTGGTAACTCGCTGACTCAGGGTAGTTTATCCATTCAGCGTTCGACGGATTTCGGCTACTTCGCCTTACAAGCGCGATACAATGAACGTTTTGCTCAGGACGAGTTGAAGACCTATACCTTCCGCTATACTGCTCCTGCCTATGACGTTTTTGGCTCAGATTTATATGGCCGGGTGGAGCTTAGTAAGGAGAATGATGACTGGCTCGCACTCTTTACTCTGACGTTACGTATCGATGATGGTAACTTCAGTTACAGAGTAGAGCCTGGTTATCGACAAGACTATATAGCGGCTACTGACTCCTATGAAGATGAGCGAAGTCTTGAAGTCAACGCTGACTGGAATGACGGTGACCAGTTCCTATCAGATCTGCGATTGAGCGCTAATGCATATAGTCAGTCAGATATTTCTGGTGTTTCATTGGGTTACGATCACGCTTTTCGTTATGGACGTATTCGCTCTCAAGTTGAGCGGATTGATCGTAACGGCCAGAAGGCCGACACTTTTAATCTTAACGCATCAACCTCGTTCATCATTACCGACGAAAATCTTGCGGTGGGCGGACAGCAGCAGAGTCAGTCAGCTGTTGTTATTAATCTAGCTGGCGAGCTAGATGGGGTTTGGTTTGATGTCCTGGTTGATAAGCGCCCTGTGGCCTATGCCATTGCAGGTACAGCAACGGTAGTAACTTTGCGTCCATTTGAAACCTATGAAGTTGAACTGAGAGCCCGAGGTAATGGCTTTGCAGATGTTCAAGGTGATGTGAGATCAGTGACACTTTACCCAGGTAACGTAGTTGATCTAAGTTGGGACGTCGCTATGGTAGATGTGGTATTTGGCCAAGTGTTTTTACCGAACGGGGAACCAGTTGCTAACGCGGTTGTCGGGGGGATTCCAGGCTTTTCGGTCACTGATGAATTTGGCCTGTTTCAGGCCGAGATGACGCAAGATACTACCGTTTTAACGTTTCAAACGAGAGAGTTTAGCTGTACTGCTGCGGTGCCTGAATATAAAAGTCGATCCGGTGTAGCATCTATTGGTAGTTTGCAGTGTGAGTAA
- a CDS encoding BolA/IbaG family iron-sulfur metabolism protein: MGPMQKTIIDKLKSAFSYDHLEVENEGDKHSAGAAAEMHFKVTLVTAEFVGKMKVARHRAIYAVLSEELAGQVHALALYTYTPDEWKKQGVSPETPDCANRH, from the coding sequence ATGGGGCCAATGCAAAAAACGATTATCGATAAGCTTAAATCAGCGTTTAGCTATGATCATCTTGAGGTAGAAAACGAAGGTGATAAGCATAGTGCCGGAGCGGCTGCCGAGATGCACTTTAAGGTGACCTTAGTGACCGCTGAGTTTGTGGGAAAGATGAAGGTGGCCCGTCACCGAGCCATTTACGCCGTTCTTAGCGAAGAATTAGCCGGGCAAGTGCACGCGTTAGCACTCTATACCTATACCCCCGATGAATGGAAGAAACAGGGTGTAAGCCCGGAGACGCCTGACTGCGCGAATAGGCATTAA
- the oadA gene encoding sodium-extruding oxaloacetate decarboxylase subunit alpha, which yields MTTVKKAVGITDVVLRDAHQSLFATRMRIDDMLPIAAELDKVGYWSLESWGGATFDSCIRFLGEDPWDRIRELKKAMPNTPQQMLFRGQNILGYRHYADDVVTKFVERAAINGIDVFRVFDAMNDVRNLETALKAVNQMGKHAQGTLSYTTSPVHNTKTWVDLARRLEDMGANSIVIKDMAGLLRPFEGYELVKALKSAVDIPLQLHAHATTGLSTSTILKCIEAGIDNVDTSISSMSMTYGHSATESVVAMLQGTEWDTGLDIEQLDSIAAYFRDVRKKYAKFEGSLRGVDARILVAQVPGGMLTNMESQLKEQGAADKFDEVLTEIPKVRADLGMLPLVTPTSQIVGTQAVLNVIAGERYKVLSKEAQGVLRGEYGATPAAKDPELMVRALNGDEEVTVRPADLLAPELDQLVSDVVKLASDEGFSLRDGDQGVDDALIYALFPQVGAKFLKNRGDATAFEPAPGKEPAVTNEQGDEVYTVSLNGESYTVAVNDGGDITGIADLNVRHSDASAAPMAATSGVPLPAPLAGNIVKVLVKPGDQVAAGDLVLVLEAMKMETEVRATSAGQVVSVQVKEGDSVAVGNSLLELA from the coding sequence ATGACTACAGTTAAGAAAGCCGTTGGTATTACCGACGTTGTCCTAAGAGATGCCCACCAGTCACTATTCGCTACGCGTATGCGTATTGACGATATGCTGCCGATTGCAGCCGAGCTGGATAAAGTTGGCTACTGGTCACTTGAGAGTTGGGGTGGAGCGACCTTTGATTCCTGTATTCGCTTTCTCGGCGAAGATCCCTGGGATCGGATTCGTGAGCTAAAGAAGGCGATGCCGAACACGCCGCAGCAGATGTTATTCCGTGGCCAGAATATTTTAGGCTACCGCCACTATGCGGATGATGTGGTAACGAAGTTTGTTGAGCGCGCCGCGATTAATGGTATAGATGTATTCCGTGTCTTTGATGCAATGAACGATGTTCGCAACCTCGAGACGGCACTCAAAGCGGTTAACCAGATGGGCAAGCATGCTCAGGGTACCTTAAGCTACACCACAAGCCCGGTGCACAATACCAAGACCTGGGTGGACCTAGCGCGCCGTCTTGAGGATATGGGAGCAAACTCCATTGTCATTAAGGATATGGCTGGTTTACTTCGTCCGTTCGAGGGTTATGAACTAGTTAAAGCACTTAAGTCCGCCGTTGATATCCCGCTTCAGCTTCATGCTCACGCAACCACTGGTCTTTCTACGAGTACTATTTTGAAATGTATCGAAGCGGGTATTGATAATGTCGATACCTCTATTTCCTCTATGTCGATGACTTATGGGCACAGTGCAACCGAGTCAGTGGTTGCTATGCTGCAAGGCACAGAGTGGGACACGGGCTTAGATATCGAACAGTTAGATTCCATCGCAGCTTACTTCCGTGACGTACGTAAGAAGTACGCCAAGTTCGAAGGCTCGTTAAGAGGCGTCGACGCGCGAATTTTAGTAGCGCAAGTGCCAGGCGGCATGTTGACCAACATGGAAAGCCAGTTGAAAGAGCAGGGCGCGGCGGACAAATTTGATGAAGTACTTACCGAGATTCCTAAGGTTCGTGCTGATTTAGGTATGTTGCCGTTAGTGACTCCAACTAGCCAAATTGTGGGCACTCAGGCGGTATTAAACGTGATTGCCGGTGAGCGCTACAAAGTCCTCTCAAAGGAAGCGCAGGGTGTGCTTCGTGGCGAGTACGGTGCAACGCCAGCGGCTAAGGATCCAGAACTGATGGTTCGGGCACTTAATGGAGATGAAGAAGTCACCGTTCGCCCAGCTGATTTGTTAGCGCCGGAGCTGGACCAGCTAGTTAGCGATGTTGTGAAGCTAGCCTCCGATGAGGGCTTTAGTCTTCGAGATGGCGATCAGGGCGTTGATGACGCACTTATTTACGCATTATTCCCTCAGGTAGGCGCAAAGTTCCTGAAGAATCGTGGTGACGCGACTGCCTTTGAACCTGCACCAGGGAAGGAACCTGCGGTAACGAATGAGCAGGGTGATGAAGTTTATACCGTTAGCTTAAACGGCGAAAGCTACACCGTTGCCGTAAACGATGGTGGCGACATCACTGGTATTGCGGATCTAAATGTTCGCCACTCGGACGCATCCGCGGCCCCAATGGCCGCGACTTCGGGTGTGCCACTACCGGCACCACTCGCAGGTAATATTGTTAAGGTGCTGGTAAAGCCTGGTGATCAGGTAGCTGCTGGTGACTTAGTGTTAGTCCTCGAAGCGATGAAGATGGAAACCGAGGTTCGTGCTACAAGTGCCGGACAGGTCGTTTCTGTTCAGGTTAAAGAAGGCGATTCAGTAGCGGTTGGCAATAGCCTGCTCGAACTGGCTTAA
- a CDS encoding fimbria/pilus periplasmic chaperone — MMKLVSSVLIAFFFADFAHANMFVDRSIVEFVAGQAPQQDIRVSNRGDDQMYVQVEVLDVLQPGTQQEVREIVTSLSDMTLLATPKQFVLPPQSERAVRLVALAEPGQVDKVYRVNVTPILPPLAESESSVVRVVVAYQLLVLVLPENPREELVVTRDANTLKFENRGNSYVLLADGKQCLAENCSNLPTTRLYAGNTWEVELESEEMLATYRLTTFAGSRTVSW; from the coding sequence ATGATGAAGCTGGTTTCGTCAGTATTAATCGCTTTCTTTTTCGCGGATTTTGCGCACGCCAACATGTTTGTTGATCGTTCTATTGTCGAGTTTGTTGCCGGGCAGGCGCCGCAGCAAGATATTCGCGTCAGTAATCGCGGTGATGATCAAATGTATGTTCAAGTTGAAGTCCTTGACGTGCTTCAGCCGGGCACTCAACAGGAAGTTCGTGAAATAGTTACTAGTTTGTCTGATATGACACTCCTAGCCACGCCAAAGCAATTTGTTCTTCCTCCTCAGAGTGAGAGAGCAGTCAGGTTAGTGGCACTGGCGGAGCCAGGTCAGGTTGATAAAGTCTATCGAGTAAACGTTACTCCAATTCTGCCACCATTAGCAGAATCTGAATCATCCGTAGTTCGTGTCGTTGTAGCCTACCAACTACTTGTTTTGGTATTACCCGAGAATCCTCGCGAAGAGTTAGTTGTCACGCGCGATGCAAATACGTTGAAGTTCGAGAACCGCGGTAATAGCTACGTTCTGTTAGCAGATGGTAAGCAGTGTTTAGCGGAGAATTGTTCTAACCTCCCAACAACTCGCCTCTATGCAGGAAATACATGGGAAGTTGAACTTGAGAGTGAAGAGATGTTAGCCACGTATCGGCTTACTACCTTCGCAGGTAGCCGTACGGTTAGCTGGTAG
- a CDS encoding sodium ion-translocating decarboxylase subunit beta encodes MENLWLASGLAQIQMNQAIMILVGLVLLFLAIRKKFEPLLLVPIGFGGIMANIPGAGLASSGLELAIYAQDPMVIAKARELFEMPLAHIDAVLHAIENSAYSAQSQLAAVAKDAGYNNGALYNFYSVAIASGVAPLVIFLGVGAMTDFGPLLANPKTLLLGAAAQFGIFATVLGAVGMTYFGIMDFSIAEAAAIGIIGGADGPTAIYVASMLAPDLLGAIAVAAYSYMALVPLIQPPIMRALTTEAERQIVMTQLRTVSKREKIAFPVIVLILVGFFIPDAAPLLGMFCLGNLMKECGVVDRLSDTAQNALINITTIFLGLSVGSKLAADKFLDPKTLGILALGIVAFAIGTAAGVLMAKLMNVFAKQKVNPLIGAAGVSAVPMAARVANKVGLESNPHNFLLMHAMGPNVAGVIGSAVAAGVMIAVVKAFGL; translated from the coding sequence ATGGAAAATTTATGGTTAGCCTCGGGATTAGCCCAGATTCAGATGAATCAGGCCATCATGATTCTCGTAGGCTTAGTATTACTATTTTTAGCAATTCGTAAGAAGTTCGAGCCGCTACTGTTGGTACCGATTGGCTTTGGCGGCATTATGGCCAATATCCCAGGAGCAGGACTAGCGAGCTCGGGACTAGAATTGGCTATTTATGCGCAGGATCCAATGGTGATCGCGAAGGCGAGAGAGCTATTCGAAATGCCCTTAGCGCATATCGATGCGGTACTTCACGCTATTGAGAACAGCGCTTATTCTGCTCAATCTCAGCTTGCAGCGGTTGCTAAGGACGCCGGTTATAACAATGGTGCGCTTTACAACTTCTACTCGGTGGCGATTGCGTCGGGTGTTGCACCGTTAGTGATTTTCCTAGGTGTAGGCGCGATGACAGATTTTGGCCCGCTGCTAGCAAACCCTAAGACCCTACTGTTAGGTGCAGCGGCTCAGTTCGGTATTTTCGCTACCGTGCTTGGTGCGGTGGGGATGACCTACTTCGGTATCATGGACTTCAGCATCGCTGAGGCTGCTGCCATTGGTATTATCGGCGGTGCCGATGGTCCAACGGCGATCTATGTAGCTAGCATGTTAGCACCGGATTTATTGGGCGCTATCGCGGTGGCAGCATACAGCTACATGGCGCTTGTACCATTAATTCAACCGCCTATTATGCGCGCACTGACTACCGAAGCCGAACGTCAGATTGTGATGACGCAGCTTCGCACGGTATCAAAGCGAGAAAAAATTGCCTTCCCAGTGATTGTCCTGATTCTTGTTGGTTTCTTCATTCCCGATGCAGCACCGCTGCTAGGGATGTTCTGTCTTGGTAACCTCATGAAGGAATGTGGTGTGGTAGATCGCCTGTCCGATACGGCACAGAATGCGTTGATCAACATTACTACTATCTTCCTTGGTTTGTCGGTAGGTTCAAAACTAGCCGCCGATAAGTTCCTTGACCCTAAGACGCTAGGTATCTTGGCGTTAGGTATTGTCGCTTTTGCTATTGGTACCGCTGCCGGCGTTCTAATGGCCAAACTGATGAACGTCTTCGCGAAGCAGAAAGTGAATCCACTGATTGGTGCGGCGGGGGTCTCCGCGGTACCTATGGCAGCACGTGTCGCGAATAAGGTTGGCCTAGAATCCAACCCGCACAACTTCTTGCTAATGCATGCAATGGGCCCGAATGTGGCGGGGGTGATTGGTTCCGCCGTTGCGGCCGGTGTGATGATTGCCGTGGTTAAAGCCTTCGGCCTGTAA
- a CDS encoding aspartate kinase yields the protein MSLLVQKYGGTSVGTIERIEAVADRVAATQQAGNDVVVVVSAMSGETNRLLGLANELSDRPSTREMDVLLSTGEQVTIALLSIALHKRGVPAISFTGSQVRILTDESHSKARIEKIDEERISGELSQGRVVVVAGFQGADAKGNITTLGRGGSDTTAVALAAALRADECQIYTDVDGVYTTDPRICEGARRLEKITFEEMLELASQGSKVLQIRSVEFAGKYNVPLRVLSSFKDGPGTLITLDQEEDMERAIVSGIAFTRDEAKVVVRGVPDQPGVAARVLVPVSEANIEVDVIVQNSGVDNTTDLTFTVSRGDLARTLEVLEAVVERLGAKQVETDDRIAKVSIVGVGMRSHAGVAATMFSALADDNINIELITTSEIKTSVVIEERYMELAVRALHSAFELSGTKE from the coding sequence ATGAGTTTATTGGTACAAAAGTACGGTGGAACTTCAGTAGGCACTATAGAGCGTATTGAAGCGGTGGCGGACCGTGTTGCGGCAACACAGCAGGCGGGCAATGACGTCGTAGTGGTTGTTTCAGCCATGAGTGGCGAAACTAATCGTCTGTTAGGCTTGGCCAACGAATTGTCGGATCGACCATCAACACGTGAAATGGATGTCCTGCTGTCAACCGGCGAGCAGGTGACCATTGCATTGCTATCCATTGCGTTACATAAGCGTGGTGTGCCGGCTATTTCATTTACCGGTTCTCAGGTGCGGATCTTAACTGACGAATCACACTCCAAAGCTCGTATTGAGAAAATTGATGAAGAACGAATTAGTGGTGAGTTGTCTCAGGGAAGGGTAGTTGTAGTCGCAGGGTTCCAGGGCGCTGATGCAAAGGGGAATATTACAACCCTTGGCCGAGGTGGTTCGGATACAACTGCCGTGGCATTGGCGGCCGCATTGCGAGCCGACGAATGTCAAATCTACACCGATGTGGACGGAGTTTATACGACCGACCCTCGTATCTGTGAAGGGGCACGACGTTTAGAGAAGATTACCTTCGAAGAGATGCTGGAATTAGCAAGTCAGGGTTCGAAGGTACTCCAGATTCGATCAGTGGAGTTTGCGGGAAAATACAACGTCCCGCTGCGCGTGCTGTCATCCTTTAAGGATGGGCCCGGTACACTGATTACGCTAGATCAAGAGGAAGATATGGAAAGAGCGATAGTTTCAGGCATTGCGTTCACACGTGATGAGGCAAAGGTAGTAGTTCGTGGAGTGCCGGATCAGCCTGGTGTGGCTGCACGAGTATTAGTTCCCGTGAGTGAAGCGAATATCGAAGTTGACGTGATTGTGCAGAACTCTGGCGTTGATAACACTACGGATTTAACGTTTACGGTATCGCGAGGCGATTTAGCGCGTACCTTAGAAGTTCTCGAGGCAGTTGTTGAGCGTTTAGGTGCCAAACAGGTTGAAACCGATGATCGTATTGCTAAGGTTTCTATTGTTGGTGTTGGTATGCGTTCTCACGCTGGTGTAGCGGCAACGATGTTCAGTGCGTTGGCGGATGATAATATTAATATTGAGCTTATTACGACCTCTGAGATCAAAACCAGTGTAGTCATTGAAGAGCGATACATGGAGTTGGCTGTTCGCGCTCTCCATTCAGCCTTTGAATTGAGTGGCACTAAAGAGTAA
- a CDS encoding OadG family transporter subunit, protein MSSNDILQQGADLLMLGMGSVFVFLSVLVVATTVMSWFINRWLPEAEPEVLTRKPVPSTEINSKTLSIIEQAIAQHRVAKGRAAAE, encoded by the coding sequence ATGTCATCAAATGACATTCTTCAACAGGGCGCTGATTTACTCATGCTTGGCATGGGTTCGGTGTTCGTTTTTTTAAGCGTTTTGGTGGTAGCGACAACAGTAATGTCGTGGTTTATCAACCGTTGGCTGCCAGAAGCTGAGCCAGAAGTTTTGACTCGTAAACCGGTGCCATCAACCGAAATTAATTCAAAAACCTTGTCGATTATTGAGCAAGCTATTGCTCAGCATCGTGTGGCCAAAGGCCGCGCCGCAGCGGAGTAG
- a CDS encoding tRNA-dihydrouridine synthase, translated as MTAHLDQIAQKYPKIRFSLAPMEGVVDATMRHILTRVAKVDLCVTEFLRVTTQLYPNKVFYKNCPELLTDSHTASGVPVVLQLLGGQPTPMAENAARAVELGAIGIDLNFGCPAKTVNNSDGGAALLQYTDRLYDIVAAVRRSVPDKIPVTAKMRLGFNDRELMFENARAIEAGGAEKLTIHGRTKKDGYKPPADWEAIKQISDTISIPVVPNGDIGSVAAFEACHAIHGATEYMLGRGLLANPGLIRELRSDNGKFSWSELLPFILEFQYAEMTIGLRKHQGHRLKQWLAYLKTHYAEAAVFFEQIKRLKEPELLEAALLAEINKYPS; from the coding sequence TTGACCGCTCATCTAGATCAAATCGCTCAAAAATACCCAAAAATACGATTTAGCCTCGCACCAATGGAAGGCGTTGTTGACGCTACAATGCGTCATATTTTGACGCGCGTTGCTAAGGTAGATCTTTGCGTCACCGAATTTCTGAGAGTTACTACGCAGCTATACCCAAACAAAGTTTTCTATAAGAATTGTCCCGAGTTACTTACTGACAGCCATACGGCGAGCGGTGTACCTGTCGTACTTCAGCTTCTTGGCGGACAGCCCACCCCAATGGCTGAAAACGCTGCCCGTGCGGTCGAGCTAGGCGCGATAGGCATCGATCTAAATTTCGGTTGCCCGGCTAAAACCGTCAACAACTCCGATGGCGGTGCTGCCCTATTACAATATACCGACCGTCTTTACGATATTGTTGCGGCCGTTCGTCGTTCTGTGCCCGATAAGATTCCTGTTACTGCGAAGATGAGACTTGGATTCAATGATCGCGAGCTTATGTTCGAAAATGCTCGAGCTATTGAAGCTGGCGGTGCCGAAAAGCTAACCATCCATGGACGAACTAAGAAGGATGGCTATAAGCCACCTGCTGACTGGGAAGCCATTAAGCAAATTAGCGATACTATCTCGATTCCGGTTGTTCCTAATGGTGATATCGGGTCGGTGGCCGCCTTTGAGGCGTGTCATGCTATTCATGGCGCTACCGAGTACATGCTGGGGCGTGGACTTCTTGCTAACCCGGGACTTATTAGAGAGCTCCGGAGCGACAACGGGAAATTCAGCTGGAGCGAACTCCTCCCGTTCATTCTTGAATTTCAATATGCCGAGATGACAATTGGCCTCCGAAAGCATCAGGGACACCGCCTCAAGCAGTGGCTTGCCTACTTAAAGACACACTACGCTGAAGCCGCTGTATTTTTTGAACAGATCAAGCGCTTAAAGGAACCCGAATTACTCGAAGCTGCGCTGCTGGCTGAAATAAATAAATATCCTTCTTAG